A region from the Microvirgula aerodenitrificans DSM 15089 genome encodes:
- the hemP gene encoding hemin uptake protein HemP: protein MLKTDSPPAPPAPASRPDPLRLQSRELFGSRNEILIEHQGETYRLRLTRNDKLILTK, encoded by the coding sequence ATGCTCAAAACCGACTCGCCCCCCGCCCCTCCGGCCCCCGCCAGCCGTCCGGACCCGCTCCGGCTGCAAAGCCGGGAACTGTTCGGCTCCCGCAACGAAATCCTGATCGAGCACCAGGGCGAAACCTACCGCCTGCGCCTGACCCGCAACGACAAACTGATCCTCACCAAATAA